The genomic window ataaaaaagggTGTTTAGATGTAATTAAAgtgttatttttcattttataatgtCAAATACTTCACTTGAAGGGAAACTTAAAGTATTACAAGAACGCTTTGAAAATGAATTGCGTGTTCGAAGAGAGGATGCAATCCACAACCAAGGTGGTCTTGGAGCTGCCAGAGCTGGGGGCACCCGGAGGCCTAGACCTCGTAAGTGttcatgtttataaaaatgttgacTAACAAGAATATTGAACCGGTCTTGCCTTtccataagtaattttgccaAGCGATTGTTTTGTTATGAATATCGTGCTGCTGCTATTAATGATTATCGAGAAATGTAAATTGATATTAACTGTGTTTATTGTATACAAATTTAGGTTATCATTTCGTACTCAAGTACTTATGCCTAAGCAGCAcatttagataataatattgGTATAGTTTGGCATTGAAGATCTTTCAATTAGCAGCATGTACAGTATACACTTACCTCTTCATTGCCTAgtacattgttatatttattcgaatacttaaatactaatcttaataataactaagtCATGAAGACTATGAAAATAtgaatgaattttaaataaaaatattaaacagtttTTGTGTACTAAACCTTAAAGCTTTTATTCAAGTAGTAGGTTAGTAAGATAAACAAACTAACACTAACTTAAAGGACATACAATGTTACTTActgtttatcttttttttgcatatttttcaaatgaaatGCAATGATTTGTGTACAACAATTTCTGTTTTCTTAATCAAgttgttgaatttatttaattgaatatctttttaatcTTGCTATACTGACCAAATAGCTATAtcaggattttatttttaggatattttttaatatatatgttatttttatatatattcatacaATAACAATTATGCTTACACTATATTTGTTAAAGTACTATTTTGTATATTCacaattcaaatttattttattgactaCACAAATAGTtcttttccaaataaaatcaaCACTAAGTCAGATCTATTTAAACATAAGGGGTCTTGTGATGCATCTTTTTTAagttagatatatatatatatattataaattaatttatcaaacagTTTGTTTATCATTAATTTACACAACAGTTTTCAATGTGCTAATCTGTTCTTACACTGTTATTACAGCACCCATGTTCTCTACCAGAGACATACCAGCATTCCCCCCAAGGTCACCTCAGGCCACTGACACTGAACACAGGATGCGCGAGGTTTATAAGGTACATGCAATATGTTAATTGATTGAGTAAATACTTTAAGGGTATTTACTCAATCAATTAGGTTAGTTcagaatgtttaatatttttggctGTAGCCAGGTATAAGTGAATTTTAGGTTTTGCATATTAACTGGATAGCTAGCTAACATGTTCATCTGAAGCTAAATCTTTCAACTAACAGAACAAAATTGTCAGATGCCATTTTGATGCCATAAGATTAAATCTTTCTGTGTTTATAATTCCTATTAttcatgtaaatatatatttaattgattaattaacCATTAAGGCTTAGACAATACTTATGAAACTTTTTAGGTGAGTGGTAAGCTAAATGTAGAAGGAGTGGAATACAGATCCAGCATAGATGAACTACAACAACTAGGCGAATTAGGCAGTGGCACTTGTGGACATGTTGTCAAAATGTTTCATAAGTCTTCGGGAGCTGTTATTGCAGTCAAGGTATGAATAGTTTTCTTcaataatgtacaaaattaAGCAGGTTTATAAATGTAGTAAAAGAAATGCAAATAGTATATCAGTTATGTGATACAAATATGTTATAActgaattattttactttttaaatacatatatttaaaaaaattgatctAATTGAAACTATGTTCGGATAAGACACTtgtgtacatacatatatggtCAATACTATAGTAATTTAATCAGCCAATTGATTTAACTATCAAATGAATTTCAGCAAATGCGTCGTTCGGGCAACTCTGAAGAAACCAAAAGGATTTTAATGGACTTAGATGTTGTAGTGAGATCACATGATTGCCCATATATTGTGAGGTGCCTTGGTTGTTTTGTTACTGATGCTGATGTCTGGATATGTATGGAGTTGATGGCTTCTTGCTTTGATAAATTGCTTAAGAGGCTTGGAGCACCAATACCAGAAGCGATTTTGGGAAAAGTTACTGTTGCTGTaagttattgtatttttattttggattatattttataaccaatatatctattttctatctatatttccttgatgtctttttaaattaaacaaaagactgtgtatgtgtgtaaaagaTTTATGAATAGcttatatgaatttttatatcaattgAAACACATTTTAACACTTTACTTATAGCAAACACTTTGAAGCTCAAAATAATCAACAAAATAGGCAATTATTATTGCTATTACGTAGCAATAATAATTCACTTTTAGGCAACCATATGcaatttattcttaatatatgTCACCATAAAATTGTAAGTACCGTTAggttgtaatctatctcgcgagattgtgaagCTCAACGTACAGCttacaattttacgtattattcggtagattgtaatctatggaagtgaaatcgtcaaattgtgaaacggaacGCACCTCGCGCGATGATTGGTTGAACGGCAAATGCCCCGCGccaccatatttgtttgttaattcgtTTGTTGTCGTATGCcgtacaattttacggtgacatatatatatatatatatatgaaataaatagctCCCACGATGTCTggttattaacaataaatattaatttcagacTGTAAATGCCTTATCGTACCTGAAAGACACACACGGTGTGATTCACCGAGACGTTAAGCCGAGTAATATTCTGTTGGACGAGCGTGGGAATGTCAAGTTGTGTGACTTTGGTATCAGTGGACGACTGGTTGACTCCAAGGCGAAGACACGCAGCGCGGGATGTGCGGCGTATATGGCTGTAAGTCTCATATGTTACTTGTGTGTATTATGTTACATTCTAACTTACTTAAATTGAAGAAGCCGTGCACTGaaccaaatatataaaaaaaaatataaattcaattttattacctTCAATAGTAAGTATATGttatatactaataattaattataaactactaactatataatatgtttcataacatATCTATAtcccataataataagagaACAGaggatatatataaaatgttatggttgatgattaaaatatatttaaaaaaaaaatctttttccaCTTCTGAAAGGGAATTATAAGAAACCAatttttatactataataGGTACTATTCAGGGTTTTAGTTGAGAGTTGGAGAGCctataaatgaattttaaatgtttactagcttcaacattattaattatacatctGTAGCATGTGTACATggcaaatgtataaaaatttcatagatAATTTGGGCTCAATTTCGCCTTTAGGATATTTGTCTCATCCGACCACTATATAGTGTTAACTCCAAACTATATAGTGTCACGTCGCTCGATTTAACGAGAAACCCCCTAAAGCGTCGAAATCACTCGTCTGATGATGATGCACTCTACATATCATTACACCCACACTCTATAAcgacaaaaattaataataaaaagtacttttcTAGTTgcgcaaattaattaaaactgcgGAGCTGCGGGTACGTTCTTTTGTCGCTTTATTGTCATATGATGAAATACAATAAGTGTATTGCAGCTCCGCAGTTACTGGAAAAGTATTTTCATCATCACGAAGATGACTCAACACCGCaagatatgaataaaataattgaaaactaTTACTAGAGCAGCAAAAGACGTCAGACGAAAATAACAGACGTAATAGTGTTCAAATAAGAATTGTTTTTTACGCAATTACTAACATTAGtatgaaataaactttttctaATACAGATTTTCCATTTAACGACAACTCTGTGTAACgtcgttatatagagtttacattgtatttaattacattacagCCAGAAAGAATAGACCCGCCAGACCCAACTAGACCAGACTACGATATTCGTGCTGACGTTTGGTCTTTGGGCATATCGCTGGTGGAACTCGCTACTGGAGTGTTCCCTTACCGGGATTGCCAGAATGACTTCGAAGTACTCACCAGGGTATGTATATTGGCTATGTCTATCAGTTCAGGAGATTCAGGTCAGATCAGATCAGgagaagtgttggcctagtgtctTCAGCGTGCGAACTCTCATCACTCAGGTCGTAGATTCTATTCCCGGCTGTGcgtcaatggactttctttctatgtgcgcttttaacatttgctcgaacgttgaaggaaaacatcgtaaggaaaccggcttgtcttagacccaagaaGTCGACGGAGTGTgacaggcacaggaggctgatcacctatatgcctattagattgggaaatgatcatgaaatagatccagaaatctgaggcccagacctaaaaataatgtagcgccactgatttttctAAGatcagttatattttatactagcgGGTCCTAGTTTTACtgtatttgtaaagaaaatcccatttatagtaaaaaatacatgtagAGAAAGAATGATATCACATTTGGTCAATGGTGGGTTTGTACCTAAAGTAGGCCGACTAGAGAAAAATATCacctatactctgatttttaattccgtagaattctgacagctatatttttttggcATGTTAGAGATAACAAACCTACTAACAAAtagtgatgccagctaaagaatgaaataaagtaattaaagttagttCGATATTGAAATATGCCCTAaaatgggtcaaatttgtccctttttcggtggagtttttagtagcaacatttatgaaatgtcagaattcttcggaattaaaaatcagagtatagtaCAATACATCTCGGCGTCAAACGCTTAGTACGTGTTCTGTTTGGCGAAGACTTTAGCGAAATAGCAagtgaaatacatatttacaataatttttattaacaatttaatgatcagtcttgtatttttttaagctaaagaattatttataataatagaacaCTATTACAGGTAATAGCAGACGATCCACCAAAACTACCTGAAGGCAATGAATTTACACCAGAATTCAAATCATTTGTATCTCAGTGGTAAGTTGcacacatatatttaaaaaaaaaaacgtgtggcattcggggactgccgcggtaaagctattgcatagcattttttatcaaggcaattataattatttatttatgcagtattttttttctttgatatttattcaatctaccactctaccagactcagactaacacgcctatatagtctgtctcactctaacgcgtaccggctaCACCGGTCGCgcttacgctacgtcaccgatcacgccagaccgatgtgagacgcagtatgcgttctgtcccgctctaacgcgtattgaccgcacctatattacgtcatcgtgtgttaggtttttattttcgttacagaattcggtcgccgcgctcaaagcccgcgataaaatctatgcaatagttTAAAACCTATATATTTGACCACCGTGGCCAAGTAATTAACGCATATTTTCTGAATTTTTCAGCCTAACAAAGAACTACAGACAGCGCCCGAAGTACGCGAAACTCCTGGAACACCCGTTCGTTGTGAAGTCGGCCAGAAGTTCCGTTTCAGTTGGAGATTGGTAttccacattatttatttgtgggTCAAGTAAGGCTGGATCCAGTCTATCGGTGAATAATGGTGATGGGCCTGTGACCCCTCAACCTGTTAGGAATTTTGTCACCAGCTCACAGCATTGGATGCCTGAACAAGTCACGCCAACGCCTGCAAGGTATTGTACAAATTTTTACCGCATtgatgacaattgacattatGGAAAATTGCTTAAATGTAAAtgaaagaataaatataatttataaaaatataaaacgtgtgtgtacttatgtactcgcgttagaagttatacttctttgtaacaagattaaaatttattcaaaaattttattctacgtttgtagacactaacaatagaaaaaacaaaaatgttgactaaagctaacttcagggtgttttttgtgacggtgtgcgcgcgcatcgtaaaaatttaccctcataatttttcctaacgcgccaaaagaagtataacttcaaaaatctcgtcatttaataagtttcatcattaaatcattattaaacaatacatttacatatatactatatactttaaaatatgtcCAACAAATCAAATGCTTAGGTGTAACATGAATGTTACAAACGGTTTACGCTGTACTACAGTTCACACTAAAGGGCCCTACACCCTTTTTATTTCTGGGCTTcacatttctgtatgtttcatgatcatttgttaatctaataggcaagcaggtgatcagcctcctgtgcctgacgcacgccgccGACGTTttcggtctaaggcaagctggtttcctcacgatgtttttttaCTGTTCGATCGAATGTTAATTACGCACACGGAAGAGAAAACGACTTAAAACCCTTAAAAACTACGGTGTGTGTCCGGCACAGGATCACCTACTCAAAATTATGATcacgaataaaaaaaaatgtaattgcaGAGCGTGGTGGGCGAACAACGCCAGTCCCGGTGGAAGTAgttcgcagccaactagcttagaGGCTGAACTCGCAAACCACTCACCGTACCCTAGGAGAAggtatttcttatttaaaagtatttgactttttttaatcatacTTCTTTACACTGATAAATGCAAGCACACAGcatttaatagataaaattaatttaatttaattacaccaTATATAGTTGCAATTTCTGAAATGTACCGTTCCTGGGTCAACGgaatgctttaaataatagaggatattattttcaccctatgatttataataataatctttatttcttctctcacatatacatacaaggttattatgattaaactaaGATGGTAACACTACACTAACTTATCGCTTGCCCCTGTTCCCCAAAAGATATAATAAAGGAACAAAAGcttattaattgaaaatccTGAAGAGATGTGCTTGCTTTTGGCTATACTCTCTACTTTAACtctgatgatttagaaaatcgccacacttattaaaataagaatgCCTGAGTAACCAAAATATATAGCCTTGACTCGTTCATAGAATATCCTTATTTTTATGTAGTTCATTTGTGTTTCTTTAGAAAAAATAGATTATCTCAAGCATATGTATGATGTAATTATTTGAATGAATGAATATTACAGAACAATAGACGCATGCGCCTCACCTCCACCTGCCCCCGTGAGGCGAGTGTCCACAGATAATAGATGGAGAGCATCGCCTACGGTTGGTTGAATTTTATATCTTGTATTGTGTACTAGCTGTTGACATCATGTGTGCAccatttgacatttttttttaaatttaagttattttaaaactaagatatttattgaaatcaaaTGATGTCTAGGGCaattttgttcaaaattaaatacccATCATGAATgggatatttataaaatattaaaataaaattgattactTTGAAAAGTAAATCTTAAAATACTGTCTTAGTTTTAGAActttatgacatttttttatatggcaatattatttacagaGTTCTGGCAACACTAGTCCCATAGTTCTGCAAAGGTTTTATCATCAGAGTCAACAGCGGCGTTCGAGAGTGGATTTGCACGCCACTCCGAGGCATAGAAGGTAATAAAATCAtgctttctgtcaaattgtgacTAACGATAAGAAGACATAGTAAAATcctaattaattcaaattttatttctggaagtatatatattttttatatttagtgttAGTCGTGAGCACAGCGCCGGAAGGTCTCCAGAACCCCCGCCAAGGACCTCCCGGCACACAAGGCCACATGGTATGTATTATTTGGAGCTACCCCTCAATTTGATCCTACCCtcgtttcattaatttttttaatctctataaattcttttacttttttaactgAAACATGAATTGTATTagtgttttgaattttttatcaacatatttaattcttataaaaaacatcATAATTATGAAGCCATTCATACAAAGAATTtatcgtaaaatttaaaacttgacTTTTGTTAGTCAGATGTATCGTTGGAAACGAAAAacgtcatttaatttttttttacgtttataataattgtacataATAAAGAATCATGGAGATCCAAAGGAAATTGTACTTTTGTAGaccattttaataagttcttGTGTTGATAATTCCAGTGAACGGCAGTATGGAATTAGAACCACCTCCCTTACACGATAGATTGCACCCACCATCGCCCTTACTGCTCAACGATAGGTAAGACCATGAAACACTCATACACTCATAgtcctaaatattataaatacatacaatagtACTATCTATAACGTTAAAATGAGTTatatttgtttggtttaacatAAACCCCATATATTAAtacactctttataacgcaacagCTACTCTCTATTACGAggaaattttcatatttagacaaacttaagtgtaattgtttttataatcagcttacaaaactaacattttgaggtgccgaaatttctaagaaagacaCCTGAGGTCTTAAACAGCCGTCTCGCCTTCGTTAATGCtaattgcattaacacgtgtgcAGTTAAACAAACTGGCCAGACAAAAtactcaaaaaaaatattaaacaaatattggcATAGCAAAACATGTCAGGCATAGTTaacagaatatattttttttctaattctgTTGATGTGTTATTCTGTCCCTATATCAGTTGTTTTAAGTCCTGTTAGTAGTCCGTCCCATGGCCACCAAGAGGGAATAGGACagatatatttcataaataatttttagtagtAGCCTAGTCCACGAGAATCGATCACAAAACCGGGACacgctatatttttttaggtttattgggttgtatatcttttttaatacaattacttCAGGTTATCAGAAGGACGAAGTCAGAGCTTAACGCGGGCTGAGCTGCGCAACGGGTTCCGCGCGGAAATAGCTGCGCCTGCGCCTGCGCATACGCACAAACATCATCACGATGACCaaggtaatatatatactgCACATTGTCttcaaaattataacaataatataatgggGGATACGTAAAATAggaaaaaaatgttgtttcttaattttttagatttataataaagacGTGGTTTCTTCAccttactaaaaatatattaaaaatagttttttttttattatttatatattttaatctcaTGTGACATAGttctatattttgttatttatattaattttttcacgATTTACatgttgtatgtatgtatgtaccgAGGGCAGCCAGCCTATAATTTGTGTCTGTGTTATCAAATGCTGCGCTTGCCACTCTATTCATTTATAATGTTTGGCAAATTATACAAACAtagattaaagaaaaatataaaaaatgtctaagggagcgttcaagtattacgtacgtacgtaaagagtcactaggtggtcacgaagcGTTTTACTagtgggtacagaaaaacgttacggcgcgttacatggggggtggggggtgtcaataatctccaaaaaatgcgtgacgtaatacttgaacgctccctaacctattgaatttatttgccAAATATTCGCTcattcatataatttaatattatttcctatattttcctttatatcatgtaaataaaaggaTCTTACAGCTGAGCCTTGCAATTCTAAGCTTAACGCAGCTGTGCTTTAGCTGTGGGAAGTATAGCTGTCTCCCTTACTCTTGCGTACTTCATTTCTTTGAAATCGAGGGCTATTGTTATCTCTTTCGGTAATTTAATGGGCTATTTGAaaagaatttaataacttatttgTCTATGGAAGCTATATaagctattttatttctgttaagtATTGTCTTTAATGTAGAGCGgtgatggcctagtggcttcagcgtgcgactctcatccctgatcGAACCTACGTAAGGTTCGATCAGGgctcgaacggcgaaggaaaatatcgtaaggaaaccggcttgccttagacccaaaaagtcgatggcgtgtgtcagacacagcaagctgatcacctacttgactattagattgacaaatgatcatgaaatagatacagaaatctgaagcctagaactaaaaaggttgtagcgtcactggtttatttaattacttaatatttaaattaaacgttCATAATGTCAAGAATCTGAAAAAACGTTCTAAGACACATGGTGTCGCCCCCTTTTATGtattaatcattttttttattgatttcaatAACAGTTTATTTTTCACTATGTCAAATAGCCTATTTGATTGACCACGATTTAAAAGAGCCACGATTAACTCTTTTGTTCTTTATTCTTACCCATAGAGTAAGAGAAAGAGGacagttttttataatttttaagggGATGGTCACTGGCAAACATACAAAAGTCAGGTTTAGCGTACCTGAAAGTCTATAACATAATTACTGATAGAtggatgttatttttaaacgtgAATCACACTTGTCTTAAGAGCTATGAAACCATCTCTGATAGTTCTCAAGACAAGATTGTGATAAACACGCTATTGTAGAATTGattagaatttctataatcGTCTTCAAAATGGTCTGGACACTtagagttaatatttaaatgtaactaTTGATGTTAATCCGTGTAGCGAGTATATTTGAACTATAATAGTAGACTtagcaaattaataaaaaattacacctATGTTCAAATATTCTCGCCATATTCCTTTGCTTTGCCGCTCTCCTCACGCCCATCGCCTGCCATCCGTGCTGTCACATGCCTCGCTACACTAAACACGACCTTAACACCATGCTAATAATGGTTTCGATGGCGGGAACAAAGCTTTAAGCTGTAGAATGTGTTGGACAATCCACTAGCAGCTAATTGCGcgatatcaaaatatataatacaaaaatcttaaaattaatttatgaatataatacTGATGTctgaacatattttaataaatgctCTACATATTAAACTGCTGGATTGTCCAATACCTATAAAGCTTAGCGTGGTGTATGGTAGCTCATCACAATTGGACGCTTTGCTCATCATTTCACATCAGCAAGGCATATGGTTCAGTACTAGCACACTCTTTGGTTGTCGAAAACAAATGAGAATAGTAAAAATCACTGGTCGGTTTTGAAATATAcaccaattaatttattttaatcgtATTAAAAGGTGCACGTTACACGTATACGCGTATAACTTAGTACTATACTTATTTGTAGCGTCAAATGTTTGTATCTATAACTTTATACCTCTGTGGTTACTCAATGATTTCTCATAAAAGCTCTATgcaatataaagaaaattctagAACGCCGTATAAACTTTCGGTTGAGCTGTTAAATCGTTCAAAGCTAACAGCATACGTACACAATATACCCGGTTAAGTTGAACGTCAGTAGACAGCCAAAGAGCAGCCTAGAGTGGGCAGCGTGGGCGAGGGGTTAAGCTTGATCGTGGGGTGTAGGCTGGCTGCACTCGCTCGCCGGGCTGGTGAAGCGCCGGCTCAGCGGATACGTCAAATGGCATCATCTTGCAGCGAGGAGGGACAGGCCGCACGCGCACCACACGGCTGCCACGCggtatgtattttaatgataatgataacgcttacatttatttaatactgttaatataaaaaaatcgtattttTTCTTAGATTATATTTGAAGAAATCATGATACATATGGTTTGGTAAAGGTCTAATGTACTAAGGGACTATAGTTCCTCCCTtgatgtatattgtatatattataatatatattatcatatacAGTAATCCCTCCTATAACGCAGTTCGGGTCTACCGCGTTATAGGAAATCGCGTTGTAGGAATATTATCGAAAAAGAAAAAccgtttttttaacaattacaaaaCTACGAAcaggaatttaataaagttatttagtttACGCAACACTAATTATAGAcagattataaatttcaatctACAGAAATTAAACTTGAGAAATTACCGCGTTAAAAGGAGGAAATATCGTGTTATATGGGGTACCAGAATCGCGTTGTACGAAAACGCGTTATAGGGGGTATTACTGTATGTGTCACGGTAGTATATTTTACTTATGAAAATTGAAGGGAATTGAGTCGTTTGATTAACCAACAGCGTCTCATTGCTAATCAAAAACCGTATCTTTCACATAATTTCGCCTATATAAGTTTGTCTCTATTTCATTATTGTTAGAAAATAGGTTTTAAAGTAAtgagaaatattatatatagatggGGAACGAGCGAAAGTTGGTCCGTTCCAGCGTCGCCCTTACCGCCCCGTGCGCCACCGCCAAGACCAGCGGACTAACACACGGATATAATTAAATCACGGAAAATTGATATGAAACGAAGAAATATTGCTTGCTAGTTGAGTACAAATGGGAATTATGGCATGCTTTTAATCCTGACTcgtaaattaatgttttgtcTTTATCGCTCTCGTGTCGCTTTCCAAATAAATAGGAGACGGAAGAGTCAAACTTTACACGCACAAGGTTTTAATggatttttctattataaaagaaatacgtTTGTACGTGGAAAATATTTCAGCAGACAAGGGCTCCTTCAGTCCATCTTTAATATGAGGACGTATAAGATTAAGACAGTGACAGATGACAGATGTCATTTTGAGGTTTTTGTTTGAAGTTTTAcgatatgttaaataaaatcatgcTTTTGTTTCCCAAGT from Pieris napi chromosome 3, ilPieNapi1.2, whole genome shotgun sequence includes these protein-coding regions:
- the LOC125063467 gene encoding dual specificity mitogen-activated protein kinase kinase 7 isoform X1, with amino-acid sequence MSNTSLEGKLKVLQERFENELRVRREDAIHNQGGLGAARAGGTRRPRPPPMFSTRDIPAFPPRSPQATDTEHRMREVYKVSGKLNVEGVEYRSSIDELQQLGELGSGTCGHVVKMFHKSSGAVIAVKQMRRSGNSEETKRILMDLDVVVRSHDCPYIVRCLGCFVTDADVWICMELMASCFDKLLKRLGAPIPEAILGKVTVATVNALSYLKDTHGVIHRDVKPSNILLDERGNVKLCDFGISGRLVDSKAKTRSAGCAAYMAPERIDPPDPTRPDYDIRADVWSLGISLVELATGVFPYRDCQNDFEVLTRVIADDPPKLPEGNEFTPEFKSFVSQCLTKNYRQRPKYAKLLEHPFVVKSARSSVSVGDWYSTLFICGSSKAGSSLSVNNGDGPVTPQPVRNFVTSSQHWMPEQVTPTPARAWWANNASPGGSSSQPTSLEAELANHSPYPRRRTIDACASPPPAPVRRVSTDNRWRASPTSSGNTSPIVLQRFYHQSQQRRSRVDLHATPRHRSVSREHSAGRSPEPPPRTSRHTRPHVNGSMELEPPPLHDRLHPPSPLLLNDRLSEGRSQSLTRAELRNGFRAEIAAPAPAHTHKHHHDDQGWLHSLAGLVKRRLSGYVKWHHLAARRDRPHAHHTAATRWGTSESWSVPASPLPPRAPPPRPAD
- the LOC125063467 gene encoding dual specificity mitogen-activated protein kinase kinase 7 isoform X2, with the translated sequence MSNTSLEGKLKVLQERFENELRVRREDAIHNQGGLGAARAGGTRRPRPPPMFSTRDIPAFPPRSPQATDTEHRMREVYKVSGKLNVEGVEYRSSIDELQQLGELGSGTCGHVVKMFHKSSGAVIAVKQMRRSGNSEETKRILMDLDVVVRSHDCPYIVRCLGCFVTDADVWICMELMASCFDKLLKRLGAPIPEAILGKVTVATVNALSYLKDTHGVIHRDVKPSNILLDERGNVKLCDFGISGRLVDSKAKTRSAGCAAYMAPERIDPPDPTRPDYDIRADVWSLGISLVELATGVFPYRDCQNDFEVLTRVIADDPPKLPEGNEFTPEFKSFVSQCLTKNYRQRPKYAKLLEHPFVVKSARSSVSVGDWYSTLFICGSSKAGSSLSVNNGDGPVTPQPVRNFVTSSQHWMPEQVTPTPARAWWANNASPGGSSSQPTSLEAELANHSPYPRRRTIDACASPPPAPVRRVSTDNRWRASPTSSGNTSPIVLQRFYHQSQQRRSRVDLHATPRHRSVSREHSAGRSPEPPPRTSRHTRPHVNGSMELEPPPLHDRLHPPSPLLLNDRLSEGRSQSLTRAELRNGFRAEIAAPAPAHTHKHHHDDQARRDRPHAHHTAATRWGTSESWSVPASPLPPRAPPPRPAD
- the LOC125063467 gene encoding dual specificity mitogen-activated protein kinase kinase 7 isoform X3, giving the protein MSNTSLEGKLKVLQERFENELRVRREDAIHNQGGLGAARAGGTRRPRPPPMFSTRDIPAFPPRSPQATDTEHRMREVYKVSGKLNVEGVEYRSSIDELQQLGELGSGTCGHVVKMFHKSSGAVIAVKQMRRSGNSEETKRILMDLDVVVRSHDCPYIVRCLGCFVTDADVWICMELMASCFDKLLKRLGAPIPEAILGKVTVATVNALSYLKDTHGVIHRDVKPSNILLDERGNVKLCDFGISGRLVDSKAKTRSAGCAAYMAPERIDPPDPTRPDYDIRADVWSLGISLVELATGVFPYRDCQNDFEVLTRVIADDPPKLPEGNEFTPEFKSFVSQCLTKNYRQRPKYAKLLEHPFVVKSARSSVSVGDWYSTLFICGSSKAGSSLSVNNGDGPVTPQPVRNFVTSSQHWMPEQVTPTPARAWWANNASPGGSSSQPTSLEAELANHSPYPRRRTIDACASPPPAPVRRVSTDNRWRASPTSSGNTSPIVLQRFYHQSQQRRSRVDLHATPRHRSVSREHSAGRSPEPPPRTSRHTRPHVNGSMELEPPPLHDRLHPPSPLLLNDRLSEGRSQSLTRAELRNGFRAEIAAPAPAHTHKHHHDDQGSYS